A segment of the Terriglobia bacterium genome:
TCCAGCAGCGGCTTGGCATCGTGCCAGGAGAGCGGCAGCGCGATGATCTTGGGCAGCGAGCGCGCTTCCTCCGGCGGCACGCGCTTGGCGCCCGGCACTGACGCCCAGCCGGGTGTGAGCGGGTCGCCCGGCACGATGAAATCGTAGGTGATGGCGCCGCGCTGAAAGTGCGACTCCGGGCCCCACGGCCCGCGGGGAAACACTTTGCCCTGCTTGTATCCATCCTCGGCGGGATCGGAATAAATCACGATCGCCGCCGCTCCTTCGCGCTCCGCGGTCAGCGCCTTGAACCCGCGATAGCTGTACGGATTCGAGTAGCGCACCAGCACGATCTTGCCGCGCACATCAATGCCGTTCTTGCGCAGCACTTCGTAATCCTCCGGATTGCCGCTGCGCGCGTACACCATCGGCGCCGTCACCTCGCCCGACGCCGACAAGCCCAGGTACGCGGACTTGACGCGCGGGTTCTGCGTGTCGGGATCCTCGGCATACCCCGCCTCGCGCATCTCCGCCTTATAGGTGACCGGCGACACCATTTCGAGTGACGTTTCCCGCGGAAAGGAGTTCAGCACGTCGTACTGGCGGATGGTCACGTCCTCCAGCCCCTGCTGTCGCCAAGTTTCGGCGATGTACCGCGCCAGTTCGTTGTTGCGCTCGGAGCCGGCGGGATGCGGCTCCGCGGTAAGAAAGCGGTGGAATTTCCGCTCCTGCTGGCGCGAAATCTGCGCCTTGAACTTTTGCTCCAGCGCCACCTGCTTGCGCGCGGAACGGCTGGTGAAGCCGGAAATGGGCGCAGGAGCCGTTTGCCCGGCCGCCCCGAAGGAAGCCAACGTCAGCACCAACAGCACGATGGAGCAAGCCGCGAATTTCCCCAGCTTCAGTTCACCGGTCATGGCGAGGCATTATATGGGTATTGCCCGCATCGGGACACCCCGCCGTTTTGACACTTGATGGCCTCACCCGGATAATCCCAACGTCATGCATTCCCCTGCGCACGCATCCTGGCCCTCGGCCTTCCCGCGCTCGTTCCACAAGCAGTACCCCCGCGCCGTCCGGGGAGAAGGGGCGTGGCTCTACGACGAGCACGGGAAGCAGTACCTCGATCTGGCCGGCAGCGCCGCTGTTTCCTTTCTCGGACATGGCGATCCCGAAATCGCGCGCGCCATTGCCGCCCAATTAAGCGAACTCGAATTTGCGCACAGCAGCCAGTTCGCCACCGCCGTGGCAGAAGACTTCGCACGCGAACTGCTGGCCTTTGCCGGACCGGCTTTCGGTGGCGGAGCGGTGTTCTTCACCAGCGGCGGTTCCGAGGCGGTGGAGACCGCGCTCAAATTGGCGCGGCAATACCAGGTGGAAAGCGGCCATGACGAGCGCTGCCAGGTCATCAGCCGCCGCCAGAGCTACCATGGCGCGACCTTGGGCGCGATGGCGGTGTCGGGAAATTTGCGCCGCCGCCAGCCCTACCTGCCCATGCTGCGCGAGTTCGGCCACATCAACACGCCCTACTGCTACCGCTGTGCTTACGGCGGCAACAACTGCGCGGCGTCCTATGCCGGCGAATTGGAGCGCGCGATTGGCGAGGCCGAGGGCAAGGCGGCAGCTTTCATCTGCGAACCGATTTCCGGCGCCACCCTCGGCGCCGTCGCTCCTCCCGACGGCTACCTGCAGGAAGTGCGCCGCATCTGCGATGCCCACGGGCTGCTTTGGATTGCCGACGAAGTCATGACGGGATGCGGACGCACCGGACGCAACTTCGCCTGCGAGCACTGGCAGGTCGCACCCGACATCCTGGTGGCCGGGAAAGGGCTTGCCGCGGGATACGCACCGCTGGGCGCCGTGATCGCCTCGCACGACGTGGTCGAGGCGATCGCCCGCGGCTCGGGTTCGTTGATTCACGGGTTCACATTCAATGCGCACCCGGTGTCGGTGTCGGCGGGACGCGCGGTGCTGCGCCGCATCGGCGAGCTTGGGCTGGTGAAAGCTGCCGATGGCGGAAATCCAGGTTCACTGGCGGCCGAGTTCGCGGTCGCCCTGCAAACGCTCCGCGATTGCGATCGCGTCGGCGACGTGCGCGGGCTCGGACTGTTGTGGGGCGTGGAATTCGTCGCTGACCGGCAGACTAGGGCGCCGCTCGATCCTTCTGCCGGCTTCGCCGTGCGCATCTTCGATGCCGCGCAACGCCGCGGCGTGCTGGTCTATCCCATGCAAGGATCGGTGGACGGCGTCCGCGGCGATCATCTTCTGCTGGCGCCGCCCGCCGTCACCACCCGCGCAGAAATTTACCGCGGCATCAGCGAACTGCGCCACGCCATCCGCGAGGCCCACCCGTGAATAAAGTGTTGGCCACCCCCGACGAAGCTGTCGCCGACATTGCCGATGGCAGCAGCGTGATGATCGGCGGCTTCGGCCTCTGCGGCATTCCCGAGAATCTCATTGCCGCTCTGGTGAAAAAGGGCGCGCGCGCGCTCACCACCATCAGCAACAACGTTGGGGTGCAGGGTTTCGGCGTGGGCCTGCTTCTGAGCAACCGGCAGATCCGGAAACATATCGGCACGTTCATGGGCGACAACCCGCTTCTCCAGGAGATGCTGGCGCGCGGCGAAATTGAGCTTGAGGTCATCCCCCAGGGCACATTCATTGAACGCATTCGCTGCGCCGGCGCCGGCATTGCGGCCTTTTATACTCCCACCGGCGTGGGCACGCTGGTAGCGCAAGGCAAGGAAACACGCCAGTTCGACGGCCATCCCTACCTGCTGGAGACCGCGCTGCACGCCGACTTTGCGCTGGTCAAAGCCTGGAAGGGCGACAGCTTCGGCAACCTCGTGTACCGGAAAACAGCGCGCAACTTCAATCCGGAAATGGCCACCGGGGCCAGGATCACCATCGCCGAGGTCGAGCAACTGGTGCCCGTGGGAGAACTCAATCCCGACCAGGTCCATACGCCCAGCATTTACGTGAACCGCATCATCCAGGGCTCGGCGTACGAGAAGCGAATCGAAAAGCGCACGGTGCGGAAAAGCTGAAGCTCGGTCGTCGCGTCAATGCCGCTTAAGGGAAATCGGGTAGTGGGCTACTTTGAATTGACGGGGCTGGCAGGCTGGCACGAGATGTGGCATCATCGGGCTATGCCAAAGCGGATTAGAAGCCGCCCGACCGATGTGAACGAAGCAGCATTTCAAATGGTTCAACGTTCCACTGCTGAACCAGAGCCGACGGCAACGCCTGCCAAGCCTACCAGGTCTGAGATTTCGCGTGTGATGACCGCCATGGGGCGCAAAGGGGGAAGGGTCGGCGGCAAACGGCGTTTGGTGACCATGACGCCGGAACAGCGCAGCCAGGTAGCGCTTAAGGCTGCACAGGCGCGATGGGCGAAAAGAAAACAAACATAAACGCGCACTACTGCTCCTTCGCATCCATGTCAAGTATAAAGAAAGTTACTAGCTTGGTGTAAAATGCGTAAGTTGTTGGATACATGAGGAAATTAGCTGTTGCATCAAAACTGCGAGGGCTGCATCATATATGCAGGGTTTGGGGGTTTCTGAACCCAAGATACTAGCTCAGTGTAATTCTGAGCGACCTCCCTGGACTCGGGGTAAAGAGCCAAAACGGCCACCCGCAAGGGTGGCTATTTTGTTGGCTCGGTGAAGGGCAGATTTCCTTCGCTCGGCGGCTGCTCACGCTTTGGCTTTCTGATCCACTTCGGCGGCATCTTTACGAACTCCCCCAAGCGGTCTTCTTGCGTCAAGAATGAAGTCGTCACGACTCTCTGGTTCAATTCTTCATCAATCATGGTAAACACTAATTTGAAGGCGGAACCCGCTTTCGCGTAACGCTTAACGTAGATTTCATCCCCCACTATTACGCCGTGTGCATTGTCGTGAATCGTGTCTGGATCACCGATAATGCCAGGAATCCAGAAGAGAGTGCTAAACCGATTGCCATCGTAGGAATATTCTGATTCGTCCGGTGCTTCGGTCCGAAGATGCTGAATCGCTTTGTGCGCTTTGGCTTTTGTGCCTCGAAACTGTAACTGGATCAACTTGGGAAAATTGTAGTCCATGAACCAGACGCGCGTTCCGAGTGGATCGGCCACATATGTTCCGACCAACTCCTTCTCATACCGCTTAAACATCCCTGTGATGGAGCAATAGCAGTATGGGGGGCATGGCGCGCCTTTTCGCTTGGATTTGTTGGACATCAGATTAGCTTGCTGCCCCCAGACCCTTGAATTGACCAGAGGATAATTTCTCGATTTTCTTCTGATGTGCAAGTTTCGCAAGGACCAAATTAGTAGTCTGAATCTTTAGTCCCAGCGCCTTGGCAACGTCGCCGGCCGTGACTTCGCGTTGGTTGGCCTTGAAGAAGCCGAGGATGCGTGGCTCGGGTTTGTCCTCTGGCGGTTTGATCTCAGAAATCTTTGTACTCACTTCGACTGTGGTGTTGGCCTTTGCAGCCGGAGCCTTTTCCTTTGCACGCTGAGTCTTTTTCGCTTTCTTCTTTAATCCCTTGGCAGAGGCGGGGGCGGCACCCCTGATGTGAGCCGGATACCAGCTTGCCAAGCCCCAGCCATCCTTAAAGCGCAGAACCTTCCCTGCTTTCTTGAGACCGAAGAGTGCCCCGGTCACGACATTTTCAAAGTTGCTCGCCTTGGATTCGACTCCGCCCTCACGGAGCGCAGCGGCAATTTCCTTGTTCGTCTTTTTCTCCTTTACCGCAGACAGGTACAGTTCAACGCAAACGGGAACACTCTTCCCCATGAACGCACCTTTCGGCAGATCGGTCGGTACTCCAGGGGCATCGTTGCGGCCTGTTACTGATGGCGCGGCCAGTTTCATTCCTTCAAGTGGCTGGCCCAGAGCCCCCAACGCCGTTGCGGACTCGACAGACGCAAGGACGGCTTGCAGGGCAGCGATCTTCGCCTTGATGTGATTGATAAATTTGGCTGTGTAATCCAGCTTCTCCTCGGCCATGTGGCGCCCCCTTTCAAAAAGACGCGAATCATGCTATACACAGAAACGCGAGAGATTTGTATGGGGGCGGCATTACCGCCCCCCACCCACGACGGGTGGCGATTCATCTACGCATACCAGCCTCGCTTTCTGATCTGGCGGGTTCGGTTCTTTGGCCGGAAAACCGTGAGCCGAGCCCGTCAGCCACTCCTTTAGTAACATAAAGAACAATCTGAGCACAACTCCAAAATGCAATAAATCTGGGATGATTTTCACGGACCAGATTGCTGACGCATTTTGGTGGCGTGACTCACGCCATTGATTACGCTATACCGCTTTAGCATTAACCCAACAAATATGCCGAGTGCGCCCACTTTTCCGTTTGACATATGCTAAAGCGTATTAGTAATATATAGACACTATGAATCCCTTGGATTCCATTATGCGCGCACAGGTTATTGGATGCCTGATCGAGGGATGCTCCATTCGTTCCACTGTCCGCATGACTGGTGTTGCGAAGAAAACCGTCATGCGTGTGCTAGTTGAAGTCGGCGAAGTGTGCTCCGATGGAAAACGAGACGCGCTATTCCCCGGCAAAGTGCATCGGCTGCACCACCAAGGACGTGAGCGGCAATCCAGACCCGAAGCACATTTCTACTTCGTTTGTAGAGCGCCAGAATTGGACGGTTCGCACGAGTCTGCGTCGCTACACGCGCCTGAGCAATGGCTTCTCGCGCAAGTTAGAGAATCATGCGGCAGCCGTCGCACTCAATTATTTCGCGTACAATTTCATCAAGATTCACCGTACACTGCGCACCAGTCCTGCGATGGCTGCCGGCGTCACAGATCGGTTCTGGGATGTGAATGATCTTGTGGCCCTCTGGGAAGAGTACGAGCGGAGGGCGGAAAGAGCGGCATAGGAGGTGAGTCCACTATGGATGACAACCCGCTGGAACAAATCCGACAAAAAGACATCCAGCGCACGCAGTTAAAGATGGACTTGGTGAAGCACGTCTCAACGCTTTCCAGCGGATCAATTGTCATCCTGGCAGCCTTTGTAAACAAAACCACGGCATGTGCCCCTGCGGGCCGCTATTGGCTGATTGCCTCCGTGGTCTCTTTGATTCTGAGTCT
Coding sequences within it:
- a CDS encoding aminotransferase class III-fold pyridoxal phosphate-dependent enzyme; the protein is MHSPAHASWPSAFPRSFHKQYPRAVRGEGAWLYDEHGKQYLDLAGSAAVSFLGHGDPEIARAIAAQLSELEFAHSSQFATAVAEDFARELLAFAGPAFGGGAVFFTSGGSEAVETALKLARQYQVESGHDERCQVISRRQSYHGATLGAMAVSGNLRRRQPYLPMLREFGHINTPYCYRCAYGGNNCAASYAGELERAIGEAEGKAAAFICEPISGATLGAVAPPDGYLQEVRRICDAHGLLWIADEVMTGCGRTGRNFACEHWQVAPDILVAGKGLAAGYAPLGAVIASHDVVEAIARGSGSLIHGFTFNAHPVSVSAGRAVLRRIGELGLVKAADGGNPGSLAAEFAVALQTLRDCDRVGDVRGLGLLWGVEFVADRQTRAPLDPSAGFAVRIFDAAQRRGVLVYPMQGSVDGVRGDHLLLAPPAVTTRAEIYRGISELRHAIREAHP
- a CDS encoding CoA transferase subunit A; translation: MNKVLATPDEAVADIADGSSVMIGGFGLCGIPENLIAALVKKGARALTTISNNVGVQGFGVGLLLSNRQIRKHIGTFMGDNPLLQEMLARGEIELEVIPQGTFIERIRCAGAGIAAFYTPTGVGTLVAQGKETRQFDGHPYLLETALHADFALVKAWKGDSFGNLVYRKTARNFNPEMATGARITIAEVEQLVPVGELNPDQVHTPSIYVNRIIQGSAYEKRIEKRTVRKS